ggggctgggggcggaaGAGCTTTGTTACTTTTGCCGGCTGCGTTGTTCTTGGTTAGGGGTGAGTCGGCTGCAGCTCAGGTCCTCACAGCATCACCGGTTTAAGGCCCAGATGAAGACCCACAGAGGTTAAATCTCCCACCCAGAGGCACCAAAGCCTCAGGTGGTGGAGACAGATTTGGCGGCCCTGCAGGCAGGGCGCTCACATTGAACCTGATGGAGAGGCCCAGAGGCTGAAGGTGCACTCTTTTTTAGGGTGCTTGTAGTGGTGTGTCATTCCTGACAGATCAGCTGAAATGTGCTAGTGCTCTCAAAAAGCCATGGACACCTGGCTTAGGTGTTCTGTTTTCCAGGGCTGAAGAAGATGCAGAGCAGCCTGAAGCTGGTGGACTGCATCATCGAGGTCCACGATGCCCGGATATCCTTTGCTGGTTGTGATGCTGTGACtcataataagaaatacatttttggcctctgtccccactcctggcccagagctcctaaaacccttggagtTTCCAAAGTGATGAGAGAGATAAGAGTGTCTTTTATGCTAATGAGGCGACTTTGGAGAGCTCCTCGGGAGGGGGCTGGTGTCAGGACCCCCCCTGACATGGGGGTTGGAGGAAGGtgcagtccccacccccaggcccccggggagggaggggctggaggttgaatcGGTCACCACGGCTGAGGAGTCCACCCTTCTCACCTGTGGAACAAAGCCCCACAGACcccgaggggctggggctggggctggggctgggagagccGGTGAGCACATGGAGGCCTGGGGGGTGGCAGTTCTGAGATGACGCGGAAGCTCCGCCCCTTCCCCAGACCCTCTTGCCTGCCCGTTTGCCTGTGTGCCCTGCTATGGTGACCCGGCGATCTGGTGAGGCCAACATCCCCCTGAGTCCTGCGATCCGCTCTTGGTTGAACCCGAGGGGGGCGACATGGGACCGGGTGACAACTTGGATTTGTGACTGGAGtctgaggtggggcaggggggccacCTTGGGGGTCTGAGCCTGGACCCTGTGGGGCCTGACGCCGCATCCAGGGGGAGCCAAGTTGGACGGTCGGACAGGCAGCTGGTGCTGGGGACTGGCTTGTGGCGGGGGGACCCCGCTGGAGTTGGTGCAGAGCTGTAGTGGTGCAGGGGAGGCCCTGCTCCTGAGTCGGGCAGGGCTTGAGGCTGCAGGCTCATTCCTGGCTCTATTTCTGCCCGCCTCCCTGGCCTGGTCCCTGCTCGGGTCCTCAGCCACCACGGCAGCCAGCAGCCTCACCTGCCCTGGTTACAGGCATCTTAAGCAGTGGTTCTCATCCCTCCTTACACGTTGAAATTCCCCCAGGAGGTTTTTTAAGAGGATCGGCCTGGGCCCCTTTCCAGAACACTTAATCGGATTCTCTGGTGTGGGGTCAGGCCCTTGCTTTTGGCAGTTCCCCGTCAATACGTTAGTGGCGTCATGTGTCCCAGGCCTCTGCTTGTCAGGCGCCAGCCGGGGGTTCCCCAGGTGGGAAGCGGAGCCCGTACTACGCCCGAGGCACAGATCAGCAAGGAGCGATGCTCTTGTTCCTTCAGCAGTTTACTTTTCAGACCTGGGTTTTGTTCTGTTGAGCcacattttgattctttttatgtGATGACGGTTTTGGTTTGAGCATTGTTAGAACACCAGCTTTAGACTGGAGGGTGAGGGACAGTTTTCAGCATTTCAAAGGCTTGTGCGAAAGTCTGTAATAAAGTATTGATTTTCATGTTGTAGGCAAGCATAACAATTCATGTCCTGCTTCATGCCGGTCAGAAGTGTTTACTGGCAGCTGTGCGTCTGATTATAACAAAACCTGTGGTCATTGTTCAGCACTCTGGTGGGAGGTCATCTTCGTTGGTCTCTAGACATCCTGCCTTTCTTACCCAGGATGTGGCAAGAAGGCCTGACTTCCTCGGCCCTGGAGGCTTCTCGTGTTTCGAGTGGGTGCAGGGTTGCTGAGCCtcggagggaggggagtgggacgTTGTGTGTTGGGTGAGGACGCAGCAGGTGcctgctgcctgcagcccaggcctgccaGACTCCGTCAGAGGTGAGGCACCAGGAGGGGACTGAGTGCTCAGGAGGTGAAGGCCAAGGCCTCCCGTCAGTGTCACACGAGGGGGACCCTGCAGTGAGCCCAGGGTCCCTGGCCGAGAAGACGAGCGGCCCAGCGATGGGAGTGAAGAGGTGGAAGCTTCAGTGGGGCCTCCGGGGAGGGGGCCTGTCTCctgggtggcagtggtggtgggagaagaggCGCACCAGTGAGGATGTCTGGGCAGCACTTTTTCGGGTCACCAGGCCATTCGTTTTGAACTTTTGAGGACAAACAGTGGTCTGCATGCAAAACATTCCACGGATCTGTCTCCTGTTTCTGTTGCCGCTGTTCCCGTGTGAGAAGCTGTGCAGGGCCACGGCCCTGCCGGTGGCCTCTGGCCAACAGGAGGCGGCCTCGGGGGCTCCGTGGCCACCTGAGGAGGGCAGCGCTGGGCCAGAGCCCCGGCTCAGGGACGCGAGGCTGCTGAGGCTGCGTGCTCGCCCGCCCTGACACTGGGCATGGGCTCCTTCTGAAGGTTCCCCGCTGAGGGAGCAGCGAGCTGGGCCAGAGGACCAGGTGGACCGACCAATGGGCCGGCACACGCTCTGAAGGAATTTCTGCCTTAATGTTGCCACATCCCCCTTTCAGGCCGAAACCCTCTGTTTAAGGAAACCCTGGGGATCAAGCCTCACTTGCTTGTGCTCAACAAAATGGACTTGGCCGACCTGAAGGACCAGCAGGTGAGGCCCTGCCCGGCCGCACTGGCGCACGGCTGGCTGCGCTCCCAAGGCCGTCACCGCCGTCACCGTCACCGCTAAGACAGACCCACTGCCCGGCAGGCGTGCTCAGGCGCTGCGCCCTGGTCTGCGAGCTCCACTGACGTTTGATTGGCGGTCCCGGTCCCCTAGTGCGCATCCTCCCCCGGGGCGGTGCCAggatgtgctgctgctgctgctgctgccgctgctgctgctgccgccgctgccgccgccgcccagcgccccctggtggcctcTGGCTGCACGTGAGGCTGAGCGCTTGCAACATGGCTCCTGCGCCCCGGAGCTGACTGTCACGTTTTATTTCGTTTTAGTTAGTTTGTGTTGCAGTGGCTGCGTGAGGCTGTAGGTCTCCTGTGATGTCTGCTTCCCCCTCGTGTCCACACTTACCCATTCCACAGCCTCCCAGACCGCTGGCCCGGCCTGCAGGTGGCCTCCTGCCCACTGTGTgatgggaaggtgggggaggccCCGAGGAGCCAGCGGGGTTCTCcagagccaggcagggccagggacaCAGGTGACGGGTGCAGGCCGTTTCCCGCGGGTCCCGGGGTGCAGGGGAGACGGGGCTCTGCTGTGAGTGTGCATCTCCACTTCACGCCCTGTGGCCGGGTGCTTTGCGAAGAGCCCGGGTCTTTTGAAGTCCTTCTTTTCCCAGTTGTGAGGCAGAGGGTTTCCTTGCACTGCAGCAGCGAGAATGCATTTCGGGTTTCTCTGCACACCTGAGTTGCTCACGCCCTGGCCACAGCCCCTGCCACAGGTTTCCAGGGACGTGCCTCGTGCTGAGCCGCCGGAGGCGCCCGTTCCCCGAGAGCCCCAGCTTGTGCCGCCCCTGCTCTGAGCGAAGGCTCTTGTGGCCTCCTCTGTGGAGACTTGAGCATCACCAGCGATTGCATCTGCCCTGAGACGCTCACTCTTGCATCGTGCTGGGCGCCCCGAGGTGGCCCAGCCTGGGTTGCAGCGTGTTCGCCCCCAGGTGCTGCCACACGAGGTCTTGGAGGGGAGGGCCGAGGCCCCGGGGTGGCTGTCTGTGCTCTGGGCGGGGCGTCCCCACGGGTTCATGCACTTCCCAGCGTGGCTTCACATGTGTCTTCATCTGCCTCGTCGAAGCGCGTGACTGAAGCTGACCGAGCTGACCTTTTGTCCACCTCAGCAGCAGCCACGTGCAGGGCAGCAGCTGGTTGCGCAGGGCAGCGCCGGTCTCCCCGAATGCTGAGACCGGTGAACGCCCACTGGCCTCAGGTCACTCCTGGGCTCTGAGAGTCTCCGCGTGCTCTGCGACGGGTTTGGGTTCCAGCTCAGCGGAGTTCGCTCTGTGCCAGGTGGTCAGGGCCCCCAGGAGTGAGTGGGGAGGACACCAGAGGGACAGGAGCCTGGCTGCATGGCGGTGCTGGAGGGGGCTTCAGAACCGCTCAGTCCGGCCGCATGTTATTAGGGGCCTACAGTCCCCAGACGGCAGGCCGTGTCTGCTGAGGCTCCTCCCCGAGGAGCCCGGCCCTCGGCTGAGACGGGGCCCTTCCTGCCTGTCCTCACGCAgccagctgccctgggccccggcgGGGACCAGGCTGCCCTCTCCAGGCCCCTCACACAGTGCGTGTGTGCTGCCCATGGCACCCGGTCCACCCCGCCTGAGCCCGTCCTTCCCCGAGTCCCCAGCCGCGGTGGCTCTGAGCCCAAGCGCACACCGGCAGTCTCGGGTCCTCGGACTTCAATGTCACACCAGCCCAGCTTTTATTTGGTATttaaaatggagccctggctggtgtggctcaatggactgagtgccggcctgtgaaccgaccGGTCGCCAGTTCGAGTCCCTGtcagggccaggtctccagttgagggcgtgagagaggcaaccgatcgatgtgtCTTTTGCACATTGGCgtttctctccatttctaccTCCGTTctgtctcttaaaataaataaaacctaataaaaataaaaataaaatgcaagtacATATCTCTTTCAGAAAATCATACAGCACTTGGAAGGACAAGGCCtacaaaatgtcatttttacCAACTGCGTCAAGGACAAGAACATCAAGCAGGTAGGCCTTTCTGTTCTACACCCGGACGCATCTGCTGAAGGCATTTGGAGACGCCACAGGCGCTGCACACCTTCGCCAGAGGTGGGGCTTCGGGGCGGCCCCCCGTGGACTCGCTGGCGTCCCGGCTCACTCGCATCCCGGCGCCCGGAGCCGAGGGCCCTTGGGTGTGACAGCGCGGAGCCGGGCTGCAGACCGCGTGCTGGGCTGTGAGGGGAACGGCCTTCTGCGAGTCCAGAACCTCATGTTTGCTGGTGGGATTTGGAGAATTGCACTGGGGACACGCGTCTTTGTCACAGGGGGTTGTTGTCACCCTCCTGGGGGGCTCTCCCGCTCGTTCCTGGTGGAGGCCAGCACAGACAGGGCACAGGGGGCCCCCCACCAGAGTGCAGTCCCAGTCTGTGATGCGGACAGAGCCCTCGGGCGCCACGTCcagaaacggggggggggggatgggtgcCGGTGTCCCAGGTGAGCACCTTGCGGGTGTCTGTTGCAGGTCATCCCGGCGGTCACGGAGCTGGTGCGGAGCAGCTACCGCTATCACCGAGGAGAGGTTGGTTGGGGGCAGTGCTGGCCCTGGGACAGCCCCTGCTGCTCAGGAGCCTGAGGCTCACCTGCTCCACCCCTGGGCCCGACAGGGCCCTGGCACCTCGGGGCTCTGCTgctggagtgggggcggggcctctcccCTCGGCTGGCTCCTGCTCCAGGTCCCTCGGTGTGGGCCAGTGGGTCCCGGTGGGGGTCTGGCGTCCCCGACGGTGGCTTTTCTGCCCCTGCAGAATGTGGAGCTCTGCATCATGGTGATCGGCGTCCCCAACGTGGGCAAGTCCTCACTCATCAACTCGCTCAGGAGACAGCACCTCAGGAAAGGTACTGCGGCCACGCCCTTCCTTGGCTCTGTCCTCGGGCTGGTCTCCTGCCACCGTAGGACCCGGCTGGCAGCCTGAGGCTCGGCTGCACCGTAGACAGTCCTCCCAGTGACACTCTGCACAGAAcctgttctctctctgccccttgtACACATGGCCTTTCTAAACCTCGGTGATTTTGCCTTTCGGTTTATTTAAGTTGTTCACCCACTGCACCCAGAGCCTTGCAGCCGATGGAgtctgggggcaggcaggagcgCCTCCTGGCGTGGCAGCCTGCGGGGGTCACCCCTGGGGGCCCCAGGTGTCTCCATGCCCCACCTGGTTCTCCGATCACGAGGCACGTGGGAGCGTCCACAGCCCTCTCACCCTTGCCCGTCCCTGTTCTGTGGAGCGTTCCAAAGTGTAAAGCCTGTCTGTGCAGGCGTCACCCCCGCGCCTACCCTGGTCGTCACTGGTGCTGCTCCCCGGACACAGCCCCACGCTCCCTGGGACGTGGTCACTGCTGtctactttttaaagtttattattcTTTCCCTGCGGCTTAGGAAGGTCGGTGGCATTAAGGTGCGTGACTgagcagcccctctgccccagccccaacGACCCAGAGTGCCCTTCCTGTCTCTGCACCTGTGGGTGCAGCAGCTCCCGTGAGCAGGGGTCATGGGCATCTGTCCCTCTGGGACGGGCTGTGTCACCAAGCACGGAGTCCTCCAGGTCCGCCCACGCCGTGGCAGGAGTCAGAACCTCACTCCTTTGACGGCTGAACACGTTGCGTCGTGTGGGCGGACCACATgtgcccctgtccctcccccagtGGACACGAGTCCCTCTGCGCTCCAGTTGGTTCCACGGTGCAGAGCCTGCTTGGGCCACACCTTGGGCAGCCGGTGTTCAGAGCACAGGCTGACCCCTGGGTCCGGGCAGCCCCCAGACAGGCCTGCCCTGGGCGGAGCCGTGGGGCAGAGGCGTAGGCTGGCGGCTCGGCCAGGGCATACAGGGTCCGGTCCAGCAGGGAGACAggtggctgctgggaggggcagctGTGGCCCGACCTTCCCCGTCAGGCCCCTCCTGTCTTGTCTCCAGTGGGCGTCGGGGTGCCttccagcgggggtggggggcagacgcTGGGCCCTGGCTGTGAGCCGACCTGGGGCCGAGCCCTGCATACAGCCCGTCCGGGACTTCGCTCGCAGGGTTCCGCCCGCCTTGCTGCGTATTCTGCGCCTGCCGTGCCAGGCGTGTGTGGTGCGTGTTTGACAGCCCCTTTCTGTCCTGCAGGGAAAGCCACCAGGGTGGGCGGTGAGCCTGGGGTCACGAGAGCCGTCATGTCCAGAATTCAGGTAGGGCCTCggctgctgggcccagggctccgCACGCACAGACGGGCCGTGCCCGCCCCGCCCTTCCCCTCCGTCTCCGTTCCCCCCGGGCCCTTGCCCTGCACCAGGCCCTGCACCAGCCTCACCAgacctgtgggggcgggggggcacgcCTGTTCCCGTTTTCAGTTGAGCGAGCAGGCACATGggagcccaaggtcacacaacggTCAGGCCAGGGCCGCATGGCGCTTCTCGTCTCAGCCACAGCTCAGCGTCCCCGCGTGTCCCCTTCCTCCTGGGAGGGGAAGACGGGGCTGTGGGGGAGCCCTCCCGTGTCTCCTGCGGGGGGGCCACCTGGCGGGAGGCTTGGTGGGAGAGGCTGCTGGAGGCTCCCTGAGGGtgagccctgccctcctccacccacaggTGTGCGAGCGGCCGCTGATGTTCCTGCTGGACACCCCGGGGGTGCTGGCTCCTCGGATCGAGAGTGTGGAGACGGGCCTAAAGCTGGCCCTGTGTGGTGAGCTGCCCTCGGGGCCCCACCTGGGGCCCGGCACCACGACCCTTAGTGCCCTCCCTGTGCGGACGGGCAGAGTGGTCAGGCTGGGGGCACGGCCGCCCCTTGCAGCCTCCAGCTGAGACCCTCGGTGGCCTGCTTCCAGGAACCGTGCGGGACCACCTGGTCGGGGAGGAGACCCTGGCTGACTACCTGCTCTACACCCTCAACAGGCACCAGCTGTTTGGGTGAGTGCGGCGGGGCCTCTCCTCTCCGGACGCGGTTCAGGAAGGGGCACGGCTAGGGTGTGCGGGCACAGCAGCAGCCTGTGCGTCGAGCAGAGTGTGACCCGTTCTCACACACGGATGCATCTGCGAAGCTGCTTCgcactccctcctgccccacccacaccccggGCCCGCCTGCCTTCTGCCCCTTCCTGGAATTTCCCGTGACAGGGCCGCACCGTGTGCTGCTTGCTCCGGACGTGCTCGGGGGCGTGTCCGTGGGGGCCTGTCCGCGGGGGCACCCTGGGTCACTGCCGGGCAGCGGCGCCCTGCACAGACAAGGTTGCTTGTTGTCACCTCTGAGCGGGACGCACGTCCCTCCTCCGTCCCCTCCAGGACAGCGGCCACTTTTCCTGATGTTCCCCAGAGAGCCGGCTGTGGTCTCGTGGCTTTGTGTCTTGTCTTCTGAGTTCCAGGGCCCCACTGAGCACTGTTCCTCCGTCACTGCCCCGTTTCTGCTTTGCTGGCGTCTTGCCTCACGGCCGGCTCTTGAGAGGCCCTGGCGTCCCTGGTGACGCCTGGCGCGTCCGGTTTCCGCGCAGCGCACCAGCTCTTGCTCCGCCGTCAGCGCAGGGACGCTCCCGTGGCGACGTCCTCTCGCCGATGCGATGCGTGTGTCACCGACACGACCCCGTGTACCCTTCAGAGAGTTCTCTGTCCTGATGGGGCCCTCCCTCGGAGCTCATTTGTGTCTTCATTCCAAACCCcgtgggtctctctctctctcgcccccttctctgggtctctgtctgtctgtctgtctgtccgtggCTGTTTTTTTAAGGCTCGTTGGCCACATTTTGTGACCTCACTTTGGAGCGGGTGTCTTGCGGCTCGCAGACCCTCTGAGTGATGCCACAACACGCCGCGGGCAGCGCGGCTGCCTCACGAGTCTGCTCCTGGTTCCGTCCTGACCTCCGGGAGGCCGTCGGCCTGGGCCTGGCTTCCGTGTGGCTGCGAACCCAGGCGCACGGTGGCCGCTGCGGCTCACACAGAGGGATGCGAAGGGCCCGCCGCTCTGCTGTGCGTGGCCCTGCCCCTCGGTGGCTGCTGCTTCCGCCGGGGTCTCCTCTGGCGTTTGGTGTGACGCTGCTGGTTCTTTCCGAGTTGAGTTGTCTGAGGCGACTGTCTCTGCCTTTGTTCCCGAGGGACTCTGCCCTGTGCACGGAGCTCTGAGTGGCGGTTCTTTCCGTCCTGGGGAGGCATGTGCCTCGTCCTGTCTCCCCCCACCTCGGGAGAATCTGTGGCCGGGTGTGTGTCCGCTGTTAGGTTTTCTCCGTTCACCCTCCTGGGCAGTCGGGACGGTGGGCCCGGTGCGCTCTTCTCAGCCGCGAGTTCGCGGCTGCCTGCCGCTGCTGGGCTCCTGTCGGGTTCGCAGCCTTCGGTTCTCCGGAGTCGCTCTGCCCGCCCAGGAGGGCAGTGGCCACGTGTCGGTCAGCCCCGCCCGGCGTGTTCCGTGGAGCCCCCTTTGTGAGTCCCATGGGCGTCGCCTTCTGTACCTCGGGCGTCCCCGCTCTGCGAGCACGTGCGCTGTGGTCAGCGCGCCCGTCCGACGTCTTTGCTGCCGACCCTGGCGTCTAGCGGGGCTCCTCACGGGTCCGCATTCTGGTCTGGGTCTCCGAGCGTCTTCTTGCCGTGGTGGCGGCGTTTTGAGCTTCACCGTGGCCGGCGTGGCTGCTCGAGCCCCCAGTGCGGCCTGAGTGTGGAGTGGCCCGCTGCGCCGACCCCGGGCTGCTCTGCGTGGGGTGGACGACAGCCGAGAACGGTCGTTTCTTTGCCACCGAGGGCTCCAGTGGGGGATCTGGCCATGGCCACCCAGGAGgttggaggtcagaggtcagcaaCTCCACGGCGGGCCCTCAGGGTCCAGTCCCCACCACGCACTGGGGTCACTCGCACCCACAGGGGCCTCTGTGGGGCCGGGTGGGGCCTTGCAGGCCGCCCGGCTCCTGCTGGCTGATGGCTCCCGTGCAGGTACGTGCAGCACTACGGCCTGGGCGGGGCCTGTGACGACGTGGGGAGCGTGCTGAAACACGTGGCCGTGCGGCTGGGGAAGACGCAGAAGGTGAAGGTGCTGACGGGCACAGGTGAGGCTCGGGCCCCGTGCAGATTGGCCTTCGGGGCGGGTATCACTGGGAcagcccccccccaaccccccagagCCAAGGTTCTGCACGGGGAGGGGCCCTTGTCCAGCCCCCCCAACCGTGGCCCGGGCGGTGCTGGGTGCACTGTGTGTCCACCCTCCCCTGCAGCCGCGGGGGGCTCGCTCCATCTCCCTTCCGAGGAGACCCCGGGGCCCGAGCTCCACAGACGCCCGCCCCAGAGCCCCTGTCACAGAGGGTAGGTGGGACGGGGTCCGGGCCCCGCCCTGCgtggaggcccctcccccaccagaccCCATCCCCCCAGGGAACGTGAACGTCATCCAGCCGAACTACACCGCCGCTGCCCACGACTTCCTGCGGGCCTTCCGCAGCGGGCTGCTGGGCCCCGTGATGCTGGACCGGGACGTGCTGCAGAGCGCCCCGCCGTAGACCCCGCCCGGCCCTCGGCCCCGAGACACGGGGTGTCCCAGACCGTCACGTCCGGGACTGGCGCTCAGGGTGCCCTCGGCCAGAAGCTGCGGCCGGCCACTGCGCACTCAAGCGTCTGCTGCAGGagcctgctgccctcccccctccgcccccactgCACAGCCAGGCAGCTGTTGCTTCCAGGGGACGGTGCATGGGCGATGGCGTCAGCCCCGTGAGCCCGGCCCGGCCAGGACACTCGCCCGAGCTCACTGTCGCGCTCGGAGGAGCTGGCGCTGTCCTGGGAGGAGTGTGATCTGTACATTAAACGTGTGAGACTGAAAGCCTGTCTGCTGTCACCCTGCCCGCCGTGTGTCTGCAGCCCCTGGGCTGCTGTGTGGGGCCCTGTCACTGCGGGGAGCGGCATGGGGCCGGGTCAGCGGCCAAGGGCTGCGGTGCCCTGGGTCCCGGAATGAGGAGCCGTCGTCGTCGCCAGCAGAGTGTTTATTTCCCAGCaccactgaaacacacacacgcacacgcacacgcacacgtgAACGGGGCCGAGTCTGGCCTGTCTCCTCGGTGCCGTGTGCAGGCCGGGAGGGCCTCTGGTGTGGTCAGCGGGGACCCGGGGCTCCCGCTGCTTCTGAGCACCTTCTGGCTAGTGGGACAGTGGCACTTCCCGGAGGCCCCTCCCGGCACTTGTCATTGCTCCTGAGGGGgcccgggggcaggggagggcagggtgggggcttcCCCTGGCCAGGAGCCCAGCTGCTCTGTGTCTGGAGGTGGCCTGACCGCCCCAGAGCTGCCGGTGACCTCCTTCCTGCAGGCGTCCCTCCAGGTCCTGCTGCCGCGTGGCTTCCTCACGGACTGACCTTCCTGAGGCGACCTGCCCTGAGCACCCTCTGTCTCCTGTCAGAACCCTGAGCACTGGCGGGGGGTGgacgctgggggtgggggtgggactcaGAGGTTCAGGGCTGTGCCGCACATCAGCCGTGTACCCAGAGTCAGGGGTGACATGAACTCCTGACAAAGGTGCTGTCCCCTCATCCCCGGAGCAGGCCAGTGGCCAGGCCACACAGCCGGTCACGGCGAGGCGGGGCATCCGAGTGGCCGAGCGCAGCCAGGCTGGGCTCACAGGTCTCCCTGTGCGGGACTCGACGCCCCTGCCACCTGCAAACAGAGAGGCAGGGGGTCACACTGCCCCTGCGGCCCTTGGTAACATCGAACATCACCTGGGACAGACGGGGCGAGGCAGCGGGGCTCTCTGCACCCCGAGAATACTGGCAGTGTGGACGCAGGAGGCTGCCGGGAGCTTTGTCCTCTGGCTCAGCGATCCCGTCTCAGGAGGAAGGCACCAGTCCGGAGGCCTTCAAGAGCCTGGGGAGACCCTCCCCGGCCCAGCGCCCCCgagggagagcagagggcaggCTCCCAGCAGGAGCGCGTCTCAGCCCTGCTGTCCGTCAGCTGAGTCCAGAGGCCCTGTGGTCCGGGGAGCGAGGGTGCATTCTGGGAGGTTCCTGCAGAGCACCAGGGAGGTGAAGTCCcaaggggccaggcctggggagctGCCCTGCCGCGGGGCACGGAGGAGAATGTCTGGTGCCCGGAGGCAGAGAATGGGAGCCGGAGGGTGTGGCGAAGAGCCGAGCCCCCAGCAGGCCGAGGGAGGTGGGCCACTGGCTGCTCAGGAGGCTGAGGGCTGGCCCGtaggtgggggtgtggggtgccATAGGCAAATCCCGTGTACCCCAGAGGTGTCGGTCCTGGCCCAGGCCCTCGTGGTGTGCAGACTCCCCTGTGGTGCTGGAGGGGCTCCTCCCCGGTGCTTCCTGCTGCCGGGCGAGGCTCTCATGGCCCCACGTGTGCCGGGTGCTGGGCTCCTTGCCTGTGCCTTCTGCCAGCCTCCTG
This Phyllostomus discolor isolate MPI-MPIP mPhyDis1 chromosome 5, mPhyDis1.pri.v3, whole genome shotgun sequence DNA region includes the following protein-coding sequences:
- the MTG1 gene encoding mitochondrial ribosome-associated GTPase 1 — encoded protein: MRLTPRALCNAARAAWRESFPLGGRDVARWFPGHMAKGLKKMQSSLKLVDCIIEVHDARIPLSGRNPLFKETLGIKPHLLVLNKMDLADLKDQQKIIQHLEGQGLQNVIFTNCVKDKNIKQVIPAVTELVRSSYRYHRGENVELCIMVIGVPNVGKSSLINSLRRQHLRKGKATRVGGEPGVTRAVMSRIQVCERPLMFLLDTPGVLAPRIESVETGLKLALCGTVRDHLVGEETLADYLLYTLNRHQLFGYVQHYGLGGACDDVGSVLKHVAVRLGKTQKVKVLTGTGNVNVIQPNYTAAAHDFLRAFRSGLLGPVMLDRDVLQSAPP